The genomic region CCACAGATTTTCTTTGCACTAATAATAATAATTAATATTATTATATTTTTTATTTTTTTAAACTAGATTTAAAAGAAAATAATAAATATCTTTTTTTTTTAATATCTTATTTTTAATCTTAACATGTGTTATCTTTAATTAAATGTTAATATTATTACAAATAATTTTGAATTTTTTTAAAAAGGTTTTAATATGTCAAATTTAAAAAATTTTGATGTAATTGTTATTGGAGCTGGACATGCTGGTACGGAAGCAGCTACGGCTTCTTCAAGAATGGGTTGTAAAACATTATTATTAACTCAAAAAATGACAGATTTGGGTGTTTTATCTTGTAATCCAGCTATTGGAGGGATAGGAAAAAGTCATTTAGTCAAAGAAATAGATGCATTAGGTGGAATTATGGCTGAAGCTATTGATCATTCAGGGATTCAGTTTAGAATATTAAATTCGAAAAAAGGTCCTGCGGTAAGATCTACTAGAGCTCAAGCTGACAGAATCTTATATCATAAAACTATAAAAAAAATATTACAAAAACAAAATAATTTGTCTATTTTAGAAGAAGAGGTTAAAGATCTTATTTTTAAAAATTATATTGTTTCAGGCGTTTTGACAAAAAACGAAACGTGTTTTTATTCTAGATCAGTTGTATTAGCAACAGGTACTTTTTTAGGTGGTAAGATTCATATAGGACTAACCAGTTATTCAGCTGGGAGGATGGGAGATAAATCTTCTATAGATTTATCTTTTCGTCTAAGAGATTTATCTTTAAAGGTTAATAGATTGAAAACAGGAACTCCACCTAGAATCGATGTTAATACTATTAATTTTGATAATTTATTTGTACAACACGGAGATATTCCAGTTCCAGTTTTTTCGTTTATGGGAAATGTTTCAAATCATCCTAAACAAATTCCATGTTATCTTACACATACCAATGAAAAAACACACGAAATAATACGTAATAATTTAAATAAAAGTCCTATATATACAGGCTTTTTAAAAGGTTTAGGACCTCGTTATTGTCCATCTATTGAAGATAAAGTTGTTAGGTTTTCTGATAAAAAATCACATCAAGTTTTTTTAGAACCAGAAGGATTATCTAGTATTAAAATATATCCTAATGGTATTTCTACTAGTCTTCCATTGGATATTCAACAAAAAATAGTTGCATCTATTAAAGGTTTAGAATTTGCTAAAATTATAAGTCCAGGATACGCTATTGAATATGATTTTTTTGATCCAAAAGATTTGAACTTGACTTTAGAAAGCAAGTTGATTAAAGGATTGTTTTTTGCTGGTCAAATTAATGGGACAACTGGTTATGAAGAAGCAGCTTCTCAAGGATTGTTGGCGGGTTTAAATGCAGCATTAAATGCTATGAATGCTGGAAGTTGGTTTCCCAGACGAGATCAAGCATATTTAGGCGTTTTAATAGATGATTTAACTACACAAGGCACACAAGAACCATATCGAATGTTTACTTCTCGTGCTGAGTATCGATTAACTTTAAGAGAGGATAATGCAGATTTACGTTTAACAGAAATTGGACGAAAATTTGGTTTAGTAAATGATTTAAGATGGGCGCGTTATAATCAAAAAGTATTAAATATAAAAACAGAAATGAATCGTTTAAAAGCAATAAAAATACATCCTAAGTCCATTGATGCTAATGTTTTAAAAGAGTTATATAATTTCAATTCTATTAAAGAAATAAATTTAATTGATTTATTAAAACGACCAGAGATGACATATAAAAAATTACAATCTTTAAATTTTGTAAAATCAGGAATTTCTGATCTAGAAGCTATAGAACAAATAGAAAATGAAATTAAATATTCTGGTTATATTAAAAGACAATTAGAAGAAATTAATCGACATCTCAAAAACGAAAATACTTTTTTATCACCAACTTGTGATTATAATAAGATCAAGGGTTTATCTTATGAAGCAGCTACAAAATTAAATCAACATAAACCTTTTTCTATTGGTCAAGCATCACGTATTTCTGGGATCACACCTGCTTCTATTTCGATTTTATTGATTTATTTAAAAAAAAAATTTTATAAAGATCTTCTATCTTAGATATATTTTTTTTCATTTTAAAAATTAAGATTTGATTTTAATTTTTTTTTATTTAAAATACATAATAATTTTTATTCAATAATTTTTAAAAGCGACTGTTTGCTGAATTGGTTTTTTTCATTATATAATCTTTTTTAAA from Buchnera aphidicola (Artemisaphis artemisicola) harbors:
- the mnmG gene encoding tRNA uridine-5-carboxymethylaminomethyl(34) synthesis enzyme MnmG; this translates as MSNLKNFDVIVIGAGHAGTEAATASSRMGCKTLLLTQKMTDLGVLSCNPAIGGIGKSHLVKEIDALGGIMAEAIDHSGIQFRILNSKKGPAVRSTRAQADRILYHKTIKKILQKQNNLSILEEEVKDLIFKNYIVSGVLTKNETCFYSRSVVLATGTFLGGKIHIGLTSYSAGRMGDKSSIDLSFRLRDLSLKVNRLKTGTPPRIDVNTINFDNLFVQHGDIPVPVFSFMGNVSNHPKQIPCYLTHTNEKTHEIIRNNLNKSPIYTGFLKGLGPRYCPSIEDKVVRFSDKKSHQVFLEPEGLSSIKIYPNGISTSLPLDIQQKIVASIKGLEFAKIISPGYAIEYDFFDPKDLNLTLESKLIKGLFFAGQINGTTGYEEAASQGLLAGLNAALNAMNAGSWFPRRDQAYLGVLIDDLTTQGTQEPYRMFTSRAEYRLTLREDNADLRLTEIGRKFGLVNDLRWARYNQKVLNIKTEMNRLKAIKIHPKSIDANVLKELYNFNSIKEINLIDLLKRPEMTYKKLQSLNFVKSGISDLEAIEQIENEIKYSGYIKRQLEEINRHLKNENTFLSPTCDYNKIKGLSYEAATKLNQHKPFSIGQASRISGITPASISILLIYLKKKFYKDLLS